taaaaaatgacaGACAAAACACAATCACAACATGCTGTTTGCTCTGTCAAAGATAGAGCAGGAGAGACTCTTAATacctatttatttatgcatttatacaGTTTAAAGTTACAGGtaaatatcaaaaacacattcataaaatactttaaaacaaggacaacaatgcataaaatgtaaaactaagCACACTTCAGGTTATTTACATACTgattacacaaacacaacaccaaCCCAAACAAATGTGTTGATACAGGAGCTTTACTTGAAcagagtttttaaagaaaaggtGTGCGTTCAAGAGTGTTCTTCCTTTTGTGCACCATTGCGTCCAGGTTTTCAGTGCCACCAATGTGGAGCTGGTGACTCGGTCAAGGACAGAGCATCTATCAGACCAGGATAAGTCCAGGAGCAAaggtgattacacacacacacacacacacacacacacaactacactAACACAGTAAGTCCTTGTTGTGCACTTGTGGTGGGGTGTATCCATTGCCTTCCTTGTAGAGCATTAAATAGAGTGACTGTGCAGAGCAGATTGATGATGATCTCCCTACATTATTTCCACTCAGGCTCAAAGACTCCTCTGCAGTCCTTCCTGGGGATTGCTGAACAACATACAGCTCACAATGGAGTAAGAGCCTCCTCAGTACTTGTGCATCCCATCACACCACCCACACCACCTGCAGCTTTCTTTGATCAACACCGTCACTTAtaactctgtctctctgtttctgtcagaGTAATGTGTCCCAGTGTGCCAGTCCTCACAACCCCACAGCCATCACATCTGAGGAGTACTTCAACCCGGAGTTCAACCTGAACGGCAGGGACATCGGACGCCCTGTTGAGCTTACTAGCAAAGTCCAGAGGTTAGACGCAGCCATGAAAAACACTAATGTTCATCATTAAAAGCACTTTCTTTGTGCACCAGTTCAATCAAAAAATGCTAaaagtctgtctctgtgtgctcTCTAGGTTTAAAGCGACGCTGTGGTTGAGTGAGAGTCACCCTCTGTCCCTGGCCGAGCAGGTGACACCCATCATCGACCTCATGGCCATCTCCAACGCCCACTTTGCTAAGCTGCGTGACTTCATCACCCTGCGCCTGCCGCCAGGCTTCCCTGTCAAGATAGGTAGGTGTTAGAGGTCACACAACGTGGGTCATTTCCTGTGTGTAGCTAGTTACAAGCCCACCCGTTGATTCTCTACCGCTGTAGTTCTGTACAGCTGTAGCTTGTTATATATGACATGTTAGAACTAAGATAATATGAACTAAAAGGAGTCATTTCTAAGCTGTGTTCATGCTTATTGTGTGTGACATCACCCACCTGTGATTcttactgtgtgttttcattccCACTGCCCACTGGTGTTACAGGAATAATCAGCCATTTAAATCTTTCAAACATTGACTGTCTGTCCTCCAGAGATTCCTCTGTTTCACGTGTTGAATGCCAGAGTGACGTTCAGTAACCTGTGTGGCTGCGACGAGCCGGTCAGCTCTGTGACGGTTCATACACCAGAGAGCTCCGACGAAGCTGGTAAATACACACACTAGTTACGAACCCAATAAAATAACTGTATATActagatactgtatatgtcaaCGACGTAGAATTTAAAATATCGGCTCACATTTTTACAGTAGAACAAGAGTAAGCTAGCAAATTATCTATCATAGTGCAGAATACTATTATAATATGGTTTTGCCATTTAGCTTTTAATAAAGGGCTTTTTTTTCAAGTGTAAGGCAGGTGTAGTTGTTTCCAAAACAGAGCACAGGCTTGAGTCATTTCCCGAAATGATATACCTTAAATACGTACAGTAATGTTGTACCCCATCTTCACCCAGGTCAGCTTCCACCTCCTCCCTTCCACTGCGAGGTGGACCCCTCTGTGTTTGAGCCCCCCGCCGACTACACCACCCTCGGTCCGGGCCGCAGCGAGCCAATGAGGGACGAGGACGACAACCTGCTGCAGTTCGCCATCCAGCAGAGCCTGCTGGACGCCGGCACAGAGAGCGACCAGGtctgagtaaaaaaacaactcctAATTAGTCTCAGAGTTAACGTGTCAGACGTGGGAATTTATTCTTCTCTTGTTGTTTAACACCTATGTGTGGTTTTTAGGTGACCATCTGGGAGGCCCTGACCAACAGCCGCCCGGTGCCCCCGTCTCCGCTGTACGAGGAAGACTCTCAGCTGGAGAGGTGAGCTGACCTTCAGACTTCTTGTTTCTTAGTCTGTAGAATATAATGTGTAGGTCTGGACATCTCTGCatcaccacaatatttaatttaaaatggtatctTGACACATTTAACAAACACAGAGTGTCTATTTGCATCCGGGTGAGAATAATCACATTGCAGCTATTTGGCTATTTACACTCTGTAATAGAAGTAGTAATATAAAGAGGGACAAAGTACATTCAGGAAGTAGGTTGTGGTGGATGACTCGGTCAAACGCAGGATGAGAACCCTATTTTTCACATTGTCGACTCATTAGTTTCTggtatttaaatgattattttcagtcgCACATTGGTTAGCTTTAAGCACCAAATCTACTTGGTTAGCTttagaaaaaaatgtacatactgtacatttacacatacagtatagtgcgCCCCGGTCAGGTGCAAATAGTATTGTTGGCTACtgacacctgggtgctaataGCATCTGCCTAACAAATGTTGCACCTCCTgtaatttgaaaattgcagaagGTCATAACGCgatttaaataaaattgattaattgtgcagccctagttcacACTGCTCAAACTGGACTTTCAGTGAACACTACTGTTAACAGAGTATATCAGTTATTGTTTTAGCATCCATTAGTTTAGTAAGTCAATGTCAAGCACAGAAACCAGAGTTGTACATATGTATTGATTTCAAATTTCGGATACCTAATATATCTGTTGATTGATATTAATTCTTTTGTGTCTTTCTTTGAAGTTTTTTtctagattttttttcacaaggaTGAAAAATCAACTCCTAAATTTAGCCGAGCTTGAGGCTGTCATCCAAGCAGTTCAATACAGTTCACCccagacagattgtttttttgggAAGGGTTTGTTCTAAATGGGAACATTTGTAGTTGTTACTGTAGAAAGATCAGGAGGTTTAACTCGTGTCTATTCATAATTATTTCTTATTCAGGGAATCCTCTGGCTTGTGTGGTAATATAATTAAACATCTCTAAATAGAGTTCAGTGATTAGCTTTCTCTTTCCACCTTCTCTCGGGAACAGCAACTCCCAGTTATCCATCCTGTAATGTAGCCCGGCAGCGAAACGTCCCCGTTAAGACATCTTTCTTTGTTTAATAACACTTcagtttcatttctttctttttctcaggGCGATCCAGGAGTCTCTGTCCATCTCACTGGtcaacagagagggagaagacaCGGCCGACCCCAGCCAGCCCGCCTCCGTCTCCCCGTCGGACCCCACCCCCACCGCCAACTCCCCGCTCTCCTACAGCACAGTGGCCGATCCGCGGCTGTCGGGACACTTCGGTGTGGCGTCGAGCTTCGACGAGCAGCTGCGTATCGCCATGGAGATGTCGTGCCGGGAACAGGAGGAGATTGACAGGTGAGGCGGGAGGCAGAGATGGTtgtgagcattttttttctgtattataAATTctccctttatttctatttttattttttaaatttcaacaGCCGTCATTGTTCTGACTAATGAGCTTTATTTCTGTCATACAGGaagcagaaggaggaagaggatgagctGGAGAGGATCCTGCAGCTGTCACTCACCGAGAAGTaatgtcacaacaacaacaacaacaacaacaatggaggtgCGTCTTCATTGGGGAACAATCTTCttaatttattctgtttttattttttaaattctgaGGTGTTAAGTTATTGCAgatattttatttgtctttctcacGTGAAGGCTGCTACAACAGATTGTAAATGAGTGTGAGGTGGGAGGGATGAAGAGGTGGAAACAGGTACTCtgaaacacactcacagtgaAGGAGGAGACAAAAGGGAgagtctttgtttttcttttttattgaatatttttcacagTCTTGCTGTCTTTATCGAGTGATGAATGATCCTTAAACTTTAAACCTATAACATGTTCCAtgataattataaaaataagaaaatacaatCTTAATGGAATAACTTATAAAAATATGATTATAACATTTGAAACATTTATGTTGGCTTACTCCTATGTGTGAAAAATAAAGAGTAATGATCATCCTGGATcacgtttattttttttcagtcctATTCAACAAAGGAACAAACATAAGATTCACAGTTTGATCATTTTTCATATCAAAAATGGACAATAATTCTGATTTGTACAGTAACTGTCTCATGCAATTTTGATGTTATGTTCAGTTTTACTCTTTTAAACCACAATCActgagcaaaaacaaaaagcatgagacaataaaacaaactttGAGACAAAAAACATCCATACCCATGTGTAATTTATAACAATTGGTTTGagtcattaataataaatatgacaataatCGTTAGACCTCGTAGAAATCATAATCTTATCTATTTAAATCTGGGTGAGAAAGTTGTCTGTATCAAAGAGCTCTTATCTCTCGTCATTTAGACACAAAAGCTACCTTACCacctgcaacgattaatcggttagttgtcaactattaaattaatctccaactattttgatcatcGGTTTAGGcaattttttaacaaaaaaaaagtctaaattctgtgattccagcttcttaaatgagattattttctggtttctttactcttctatgacagtaaactgaatatcttttgagttgtggacagaacaagacatttgagaacgtcatcttgggctttgggaaacactgatcaacatttttcactattttcagacattttatagagcaaacaaTTAATAGAGAAATCAATCaaccgattaatcgacaatgaaaatagttagttgcagcccagtGAGCACAGTGATTTGTAAATCTTTCATCAAGAAGATAACAATTTACCTTAATAATATTCAGTGTTTATTTAATACTGTTGTGATGTGAAAATTAGTAATCCGGACTTTTCTTCTAGCACCAACATTTATATTCTAATATTTACACAACTATTGGATGTATTGCTGAGACATtcggtacagacattcatgctcCCATAAGCAGGAATTGTAATAAttttgatcccctgacttttcatccagcAGCATCCTTAGGTTTTAGATTACgttggtttatgactaaatattAGCTGAACTCATAACATCCCcagcagcctcagcctcagctgtactttgtgtttagcgctaattagcaaatgttagcatgctaacactagggctgggtgatatggccaaaatctcctATCAAGATGTACGTCATTTCATATCACGACAACGATGTgcatcacgatatagcatgttttctggtaattcaataaataaatagtctatatgaaataacaacatggtaaagcctatctTTGTATACTCCTATGGGAATTAAGTATTAATTAAGagtattttctaatttaattaataataatttcaagttaagtgtgatgtaaaaacaaaac
This DNA window, taken from Sebastes umbrosus isolate fSebUmb1 chromosome 9, fSebUmb1.pri, whole genome shotgun sequence, encodes the following:
- the ankrd13d gene encoding ankyrin repeat domain-containing protein 13D: MAEEAFALHLLVWNNQYLELDRELQNKEQDVERLDPRGRTPLELAVCLGHLESARVLLRYTSDPTHNNTQGWTILQEAVSTGDPELVQLVLQYRDYKRATERLAGIPELLSKLRQARDFYVEMKWEFTSWVPLVSKVCPSDVYRVWKSGSCLRVDTTLLGFEHMTWLKGRRSYIFKGGDEGAMVMEVDHEKQVVYTEPLVLSPRDAPSLLAAMQPSQENTAQRLTSPIVSTHLNTRNIAFERNKSGIWGWRSEKSEVVSGYEAKVFSATNVELVTRSRTEHLSDQDKSRSKGSKTPLQSFLGIAEQHTAHNGSNVSQCASPHNPTAITSEEYFNPEFNLNGRDIGRPVELTSKVQRFKATLWLSESHPLSLAEQVTPIIDLMAISNAHFAKLRDFITLRLPPGFPVKIEIPLFHVLNARVTFSNLCGCDEPVSSVTVHTPESSDEAGQLPPPPFHCEVDPSVFEPPADYTTLGPGRSEPMRDEDDNLLQFAIQQSLLDAGTESDQVTIWEALTNSRPVPPSPLYEEDSQLERAIQESLSISLVNREGEDTADPSQPASVSPSDPTPTANSPLSYSTVADPRLSGHFGVASSFDEQLRIAMEMSCREQEEIDRKQKEEEDELERILQLSLTEK